One genomic segment of Burkholderiaceae bacterium includes these proteins:
- a CDS encoding methyltransferase domain-containing protein, with product MTSQIQPPISNISVYFETYTKFFCSVIFEGVINFFSPAGKNIQSITVNGKDIIASNVKFGIADQTKLQKSTKFRIQILLENDEFPETIEFAFNIENSGSIRAQWSPPKDHHPVKLTEKFRNHLKTNHCRSLLDIGGRARSGLLRSEEFSNLDVEVLDIIPGDGVTTVCDAHKMSEVLESAKFDAVCSFFVFEHLVMPWKVAIEMNRVMKTGAQAFIITHQTVGMHDMPWDFFRFSDSAWKALFNRHTGFEIIETELQSPNYIIPFRWNPNYADAEKACGFEYSAVLVKKTADAMIDWPLQASDVTNDFYPLGEDNSISKLKI from the coding sequence ATGACATCACAAATTCAGCCGCCCATCTCGAATATTTCGGTTTATTTTGAAACCTACACGAAATTTTTTTGCTCCGTCATCTTTGAAGGGGTGATCAATTTTTTCTCGCCGGCCGGGAAAAACATCCAATCCATTACAGTGAATGGGAAGGATATAATTGCCAGCAACGTAAAATTTGGCATTGCAGACCAAACAAAGCTGCAAAAATCGACAAAATTCAGAATACAAATTCTACTGGAGAACGACGAATTTCCAGAAACCATTGAATTCGCCTTTAATATCGAAAATTCCGGCTCGATCCGGGCGCAGTGGTCACCTCCCAAAGACCATCACCCCGTAAAATTAACAGAAAAATTCAGGAACCACCTGAAGACCAACCACTGTCGCTCATTGCTCGATATCGGCGGGAGGGCTCGCAGCGGACTGCTACGGAGCGAAGAATTCAGCAATCTTGACGTTGAAGTACTTGACATCATACCTGGCGACGGTGTTACGACGGTATGCGATGCTCACAAAATGAGCGAGGTACTTGAATCTGCGAAATTCGATGCCGTATGCAGTTTTTTTGTCTTCGAACACCTGGTGATGCCATGGAAAGTCGCAATAGAAATGAACCGGGTCATGAAAACCGGCGCGCAAGCCTTCATCATAACGCACCAGACTGTCGGAATGCACGATATGCCGTGGGATTTTTTCAGATTTTCGGATTCGGCATGGAAAGCTTTATTCAACAGGCACACGGGTTTCGAAATCATCGAAACCGAACTGCAAAGTCCAAACTACATCATTCCATTCAGATGGAATCCAAATTATGCCGATGCTGAAAAGGCCTGCGGATTCGAATATTCCGCCGTACTTGTCAAAAAGACAGCTGACGCAATGATAGATTGGCCATTGCAGGCCTCGGATGTCACCAACGATTTTTATCCACTTGGCGAGGACAATTCAATCAGCAAGCTGAAAATTTGA
- the gcvT gene encoding glycine cleavage system aminomethyltransferase GcvT, producing the protein MSDTAADLLKTPLHALHVELGARMVPFAGYSMPVQYKSGLIAEHKQTRESAGLFDVSHMGQLQLAGPDAAAALESLMPVDVIGLGVDKQRYGLLLTDEGTIIDDLMFVNRGDHLFLIVNGACKAGDIAHIQARIGTRCQVKPLPDQALLALQGPQAVTALQRLVPGVQALVFMTGGAFDWQGAPLFITRSGYTGEDGFEISVPAAQAEALARALLAQPEVKPIGLGARNSLRLEAGLCLYGNDIDTGTTPVEAGLNWAIQKVRRSGGARAGGFPGADLVLGQLDGTRKLERQRIALAAKERVPVREPAPLENLDGQTIGQVTSGLLSPTLDRPIAMAYVKPGYATLGTELFAMVRGKPVPMEVVATPFVPTRYHRVAPAKPA; encoded by the coding sequence ATGTCCGACACCGCCGCCGATCTGCTCAAAACCCCGCTGCACGCCCTGCACGTCGAGCTGGGCGCCCGCATGGTTCCCTTTGCCGGCTATTCGATGCCGGTGCAATACAAGAGCGGCCTGATCGCCGAGCACAAGCAGACGCGCGAGAGCGCCGGCCTGTTCGACGTCTCGCACATGGGCCAGCTGCAGCTCGCCGGCCCCGACGCCGCCGCCGCGCTCGAATCGCTGATGCCGGTGGACGTGATCGGCCTGGGCGTGGACAAGCAGCGCTACGGCCTGCTGCTGACGGACGAGGGCACCATCATCGATGACCTGATGTTCGTCAACCGGGGCGACCACCTGTTCCTGATCGTCAACGGCGCCTGCAAGGCGGGCGACATCGCCCACATCCAGGCGCGCATCGGCACGCGCTGCCAAGTCAAACCCCTGCCCGACCAGGCCCTGCTGGCCCTGCAAGGCCCGCAGGCCGTCACCGCGCTGCAGCGCCTGGTGCCCGGCGTGCAGGCGCTGGTGTTCATGACCGGCGGCGCCTTCGACTGGCAGGGCGCGCCGCTGTTCATCACCCGCAGCGGCTACACCGGCGAGGACGGCTTCGAGATCTCGGTGCCCGCTGCCCAGGCCGAGGCGCTGGCGCGCGCCCTGCTGGCGCAGCCCGAAGTCAAGCCCATCGGCCTGGGCGCGCGCAACTCGCTGCGGCTGGAAGCCGGCCTGTGCCTGTACGGCAACGACATCGACACCGGCACCACCCCTGTCGAGGCGGGCCTGAACTGGGCCATCCAGAAGGTGCGCCGCAGCGGCGGCGCGCGCGCCGGCGGCTTTCCGGGCGCCGACCTGGTCCTGGGCCAGCTCGACGGCACCCGCAAGCTCGAGCGCCAGCGCATCGCCCTCGCCGCCAAGGAGCGCGTGCCCGTGCGCGAACCCGCCCCGCTGGAAAATCTGGACGGCCAGACCATCGGCCAGGTCACCAGCGGCCTGCTCAGCCCCACGCTGGACCGCCCCATCGCCATGGCCTACGTCAAGCCCGGCTACGCCACCCTCGGCACCGAGCTGTTCGCCATGGTGCGCGGCAAGCCCGTGCCGATGGAGGTGGTGGCCACGCCCTTCGTGCCCACGCGCTACCACCGCGTGGCGCCCGCCAAGCCAGCATGA
- the gcvH gene encoding glycine cleavage system protein GcvH yields MITKYTEDHEWINVEGDIATVGITAHAQDALGDVVFVDLPTVGQGYAQKETAGVVESVKAAADVYMPISGEVTEVNEALRAEPSLANSDPLGAGWFFKVKLADPSQLDALMDEAAYAEFSKD; encoded by the coding sequence ATGATTACCAAATACACCGAAGACCACGAATGGATCAACGTCGAGGGCGACATCGCCACCGTCGGCATCACGGCGCACGCGCAGGACGCGCTGGGCGACGTGGTGTTTGTCGACCTGCCCACCGTGGGCCAGGGCTACGCGCAGAAGGAAACGGCTGGCGTGGTCGAGAGCGTGAAGGCCGCGGCCGACGTGTACATGCCGATCAGCGGCGAGGTCACCGAGGTCAACGAGGCCCTGCGCGCCGAGCCGAGCCTGGCCAACAGCGACCCGCTGGGCGCGGGCTGGTTCTTCAAGGTCAAGCTGGCCGACCCCAGCCAGCTCGATGCGCTGATGGACGAAGCGGCCTACGCCGAGTTCAGCAAGGACTGA